One genomic window of Deltaproteobacteria bacterium HGW-Deltaproteobacteria-6 includes the following:
- a CDS encoding N-acetyltransferase: MEQIRMNIISSKAKIGNNVSFGNFVTVYDHVEIGDNSIIESYCEIGYSNGREKGPLKIGKNARIRSHSIIYQGSLIGDNLVTGNHAIIRENMQIGDGFQAGAAAIIMGEAVIGNHVKTGSMIEIGQFSKVGNFVRVYLGSKLINDLYPPSEKLIGPVIADYAILGVDCIIMPDIRAGQCITCGINADE; encoded by the coding sequence ATGGAGCAGATCAGAATGAATATTATATCCAGCAAAGCAAAAATCGGCAATAATGTTTCATTTGGAAATTTTGTAACTGTTTATGACCATGTAGAAATTGGAGACAACAGCATTATTGAATCCTATTGTGAAATTGGATATTCCAACGGCAGAGAAAAAGGACCTTTGAAAATTGGTAAAAATGCCAGGATACGAAGTCATTCGATCATTTATCAGGGCAGCCTGATCGGGGATAACCTTGTGACAGGAAATCATGCCATCATTCGAGAAAACATGCAGATCGGCGATGGCTTTCAGGCCGGCGCCGCAGCTATTATTATGGGAGAGGCGGTGATCGGCAACCATGTTAAGACAGGATCAATGATAGAAATAGGCCAATTTTCTAAAGTCGGGAATTTTGTTCGGGTATATCTTGGAAGCAAATTGATTAATGATCTTTATCCGCCTTCTGAAAAATTAATCGGTCCGGTAATTGCGGATTACGCAATACTGGGCGTAGATTGCATAATCATGCCGGATATCAGAGCCGGGCAATGCATAACCTGCGGCATTAACGCAGACGAATGA
- a CDS encoding tyrosine protein phosphatase, with translation MIDLHNHILPGLDDGADTWSKSIDMARMALADGITGIACTPHWIPGRYNNQRAQIITAVEDFRKQLADHEIALNIYPGAELRLDITLPEKIASGELMTINDTGIYALIELPDESIPDHLEDFLWKLALKNIKPIISHVERHPLLHENPERLLKWVEMGVLTQLTAASVLEKFTPEIRDFSLMLLEHRLVHILVTDSHGLHLRSPKLFEGYEAVKNIIGEEAARKMVYDLPQNIIDGKEVFTDDPVPLKKKKRFDFSIASFFKRN, from the coding sequence ATGATCGACCTGCACAACCATATTCTTCCCGGACTTGACGACGGAGCCGACACCTGGTCCAAGAGCATTGATATGGCCAGAATGGCCCTGGCGGACGGCATTACCGGCATTGCCTGCACGCCTCACTGGATTCCTGGAAGATACAATAATCAGAGAGCGCAAATCATCACGGCAGTAGAAGATTTCAGAAAACAACTTGCCGATCATGAAATCGCCCTGAATATTTATCCCGGCGCGGAGCTCAGGCTGGACATCACGCTTCCCGAAAAAATCGCATCCGGTGAGCTGATGACGATTAACGACACCGGAATCTACGCCCTCATTGAATTGCCTGATGAATCCATTCCCGATCATCTGGAAGATTTTCTCTGGAAGCTCGCTTTAAAAAACATCAAGCCGATCATCAGCCACGTTGAACGGCATCCCCTGTTGCACGAAAACCCGGAACGCCTTCTGAAATGGGTGGAAATGGGCGTTCTAACGCAGCTGACGGCAGCCAGCGTTCTGGAAAAATTCACGCCTGAAATTCGTGATTTTTCACTGATGCTTTTAGAACATCGTCTCGTCCACATACTTGTTACCGATTCGCATGGCCTTCATTTGAGATCGCCTAAACTTTTCGAAGGTTATGAAGCGGTTAAAAATATTATCGGCGAAGAAGCCGCCCGCAAAATGGTTTATGATCTGCCGCAAAATATTATTGACGGCAAGGAAGTGTTCACCGATGATCCCGTGCCCTTAAAAAAGAAAAAACGGTTTGATTTTTCAATCGCTTCTTTCTTCAAAAGGAATTGA
- a CDS encoding serine/threonine protein kinase gives MKKFKKSTISDFITGIVLTLLALFAFLLSWGPLETLEYGLYDLRAGLRAQQSTAPVALIAIDEQSIANLGRWPWPRASIAAMVDLLHSYNVKVIGLDIIYSEKDANQGLIEIRNLAKTLEGNSTYDYVLMSLKESETRLDNDAILANSIAVNKNVVLPLFFVPGVPTGRVSSNLPDYLQKNSLAPLSTDNSVTASQLIPPIAEFAAISQGLGHINIMPDHDGTVRSEPLFINFEEKLFPSFALQLTLKYLNIDLKTLRLGQEIKFGRKAIPVNENNRMLISFNTGIPSYSFFDVVNKKVAPDVFKDKIVIIAPTAAGLSTMQVTTTAVNVPPGTIIANVIDNIISNDYIVRPDWAGMLELIMIIVFGLYITLVIPHIKAGISAIVSFVLLLAWMMATIYLFAGYGYWIKALYPALLLLIGYIVIVSKRYLLTEKTKDRIEADSVETNKMLGLSFQGQGLLDMAFDKFRKCPVEDESVKELVYNLGLDFERKRMFNKAVAAYEHIAKAGDFKDIKDRIKKLTAAGETMIFGLSGAKKDSTVIMDNTVTKPTLGRYEIMKELGRGAMGTVFLGKDPRINREVAIKTLRYEEVDAEQLDEVKKRFFREAEAAGKLSHPNIVTIYDVGEDYEIAYMAMELLDGTDLEKYAKKENRLPMEEIIRVAGCVASALDYAHLNGIVHRDIKPANIMMLNNREVKVADFGIARVMATSKTQTGVIMGTPSYMSPEQIAGKKVDGRSDLFSLGVVLYELIAGERPFTGDSIATLMYNITTSQPPSIKELSPDIPDKLAPILEKLLSKDVEARYQNGRELADDLAKCLN, from the coding sequence ATGAAGAAATTTAAAAAGTCGACGATTTCTGATTTTATTACCGGCATCGTTCTGACATTGCTTGCCCTCTTCGCCTTTTTACTATCCTGGGGACCTCTGGAAACACTGGAATACGGCCTTTATGACTTACGCGCCGGCCTGCGGGCGCAGCAATCCACCGCTCCTGTTGCCCTCATTGCCATAGATGAACAAAGTATTGCCAACCTTGGCCGCTGGCCGTGGCCGCGCGCTTCCATTGCCGCCATGGTCGACCTGCTGCATTCGTATAACGTCAAAGTAATCGGTCTGGACATCATTTATTCCGAAAAAGACGCCAATCAGGGGCTTATCGAAATACGCAACCTGGCGAAGACCCTGGAAGGCAATTCCACTTATGACTACGTTTTAATGTCCCTCAAGGAATCGGAAACAAGACTGGATAATGACGCCATTCTGGCCAATTCGATTGCCGTGAATAAAAATGTCGTGCTGCCGTTATTTTTTGTACCCGGCGTTCCCACGGGGAGAGTCTCCTCAAACCTGCCGGATTATCTGCAAAAAAACTCTTTGGCGCCGCTTTCCACGGACAACAGCGTCACGGCAAGCCAGCTCATTCCCCCCATTGCCGAATTTGCCGCCATTTCCCAGGGACTGGGCCACATCAATATTATGCCCGACCACGACGGCACCGTGCGCAGCGAGCCGCTGTTCATTAACTTCGAAGAAAAACTTTTTCCGTCCTTTGCCCTGCAATTAACATTAAAATATCTCAATATCGATTTGAAAACCCTGCGGCTGGGGCAGGAAATAAAATTCGGCCGCAAAGCCATACCGGTTAACGAAAACAACAGAATGCTCATCAGCTTTAACACCGGAATCCCCTCCTATTCATTTTTCGATGTCGTCAATAAGAAAGTCGCGCCGGACGTTTTTAAAGACAAGATCGTGATTATTGCTCCCACCGCGGCCGGATTGAGCACCATGCAGGTCACAACAACCGCGGTCAACGTGCCGCCCGGGACCATTATCGCCAATGTCATCGACAACATCATTTCCAACGATTACATTGTGCGCCCGGATTGGGCGGGCATGCTCGAACTCATCATGATTATTGTCTTCGGACTTTACATCACGCTGGTTATCCCGCATATTAAAGCCGGCATCAGCGCCATCGTCTCTTTTGTTCTCCTCCTGGCCTGGATGATGGCGACCATTTATCTTTTTGCCGGCTACGGCTACTGGATCAAAGCGCTTTATCCGGCCCTCCTCCTGCTGATCGGCTATATTGTCATCGTCTCCAAACGGTATCTGCTGACGGAAAAAACAAAAGACCGCATTGAAGCGGACAGCGTCGAAACCAACAAAATGCTGGGTTTGTCCTTTCAGGGACAGGGCCTCCTGGATATGGCTTTTGACAAGTTCCGCAAATGCCCGGTGGAAGATGAATCCGTCAAAGAGCTGGTTTATAATCTCGGTCTGGATTTTGAACGGAAACGCATGTTCAACAAGGCGGTAGCCGCTTATGAACATATCGCCAAGGCAGGCGATTTTAAAGACATCAAGGATCGCATCAAGAAGCTGACTGCCGCCGGTGAAACCATGATTTTCGGCCTGTCCGGCGCCAAAAAAGATTCGACTGTCATCATGGACAACACCGTCACCAAACCCACCCTGGGGCGTTATGAAATCATGAAGGAACTGGGACGCGGGGCAATGGGCACCGTTTTCCTGGGCAAAGATCCGCGCATCAACCGCGAAGTGGCCATTAAAACCTTGCGCTATGAAGAAGTGGATGCAGAGCAGCTCGATGAAGTAAAGAAAAGATTTTTCCGGGAGGCGGAAGCCGCCGGCAAGTTGTCCCACCCGAACATTGTAACCATTTATGACGTCGGTGAGGATTACGAAATCGCTTACATGGCCATGGAACTGCTGGATGGAACCGATCTGGAAAAATATGCCAAAAAAGAAAACCGGCTGCCGATGGAAGAAATTATCCGGGTTGCCGGCTGCGTCGCTTCCGCGCTCGATTATGCCCACTTAAACGGCATTGTTCATCGTGATATCAAACCCGCCAACATCATGATGCTCAATAACCGCGAAGTCAAAGTGGCGGATTTCGGAATTGCCCGGGTTATGGCTACTTCCAAGACACAAACCGGAGTCATCATGGGCACACCGAGCTATATGTCACCCGAGCAGATAGCCGGCAAAAAAGTGGATGGCCGTTCCGATTTATTTTCCCTGGGGGTGGTTTTATATGAACTGATTGCCGGGGAAAGGCCTTTCACCGGAGACAGCATTGCCACGCTGATGTATAACATCACGACATCTCAGCCGCCGTCGATCAAAGAACTGTCTCCGGACATACCGGATAAACTGGCGCCGATCCTGGAAAAACTTCTCTCCAAGGATGTGGAAGCCCGCTACCAGAACGGCAGGGAACTGGCTGATGATCTGGCCAAATGTTTGAATTAA
- a CDS encoding CoA activase, which yields MLQIVGIDIGSVALSVVVTDEKGVVVSSFYQFHRGAIADTLRLILDSIDISLIGGIAMTQAGPEILQDVLRVDTQIAMIAAVKKYHAAVGSVLFIGGENFGLISFNREGDYERFRSNSSCAAGTGSFLDQQAKRLNLKSIETLSTIAFCNQSNTPKIATRCAVFAKTDLIHAQQEGYSVGQISDGLCEGLAKNVIDTLMPDSHIQTPLILAGGVSMNTAVVKHFRNLLQTEPVIGEYSHLYGAIGAALLYLEETDPEPLGIKAWDDLFVRETKEKTYGYPPLKLTLSSYPEFITSTSYLYKPGSNAAAVEVDIYQPLHKKQAVYLGIDIGSTSTKAVLINNHNAVLAGLYTQTAGQPVKAVQAIFEAIDDITRKRACEFMFNGVGTTGSGRKFIGRIINADLIIDEITAHARAAYELNNEADTIIEIGGQDAKFTTMKNGMVTSSVMNNVCAAGTGSFIEEQAVKLGVSLADYASRAINTPSPISSDRCTVFMERDINNYLTEGYSVDEVLASVLHSVCENYLTKVAVEGSIGQSVCFQGATARNRALVAAFEHRLNKPIFVSRFCHLTGALGSALILAENAVRDSAFRGLALYSENIPVENEVCELCRNNCKINKITIQKETVAYGFLCGRDYDTKHYVGTTKKQYDLIKERSLVFPQAKKPAAYKKKVRIGIPHALYLAEEMPLWKHFFATLGVETVTSAGLKNAIKSGKKIAGAEFCAPMNAFFGHVQYLVDKCDYIFLPVYLEAVKQKDEDYRYYCYYTQFAATLSAGAKSLHLKNKTIMPVIDHYSFQSRIELFSLLKSILNTGYWEIYNAYEAALSFYAEGCNNLINVYQREKPAAGQISVALLGRPYAIMQNSMNKGIPDIFSTLDIKTFYQDMLPVDQEDLSEIEPLLKRMHWSYAARILKAALYIARTPGLYPVYVTSFKCSPDSFSLEYFKRILDQYSKPYLILELDEHDSNVGYETRIEAALRSFDNHHRNKDLRLVSSRKLPLNSESVAKIKDKTLLIPCFDPINSKLLEAVFIREGVDARMVPLTEKIVQRGLRTNTGQCLPVNLMAESYMNYIEENLLDPAQTVGWCFDSHVACNIRLYPQFMKAIMEAAGRGMEDVDMYVGSLSLSDISMQASIEAYFAHMFGGMLRRIGCKIRPYEKEKGMTDKLIAQSVTILYNTLLGGRNKDDDLIRVINLFNKIETVPGHRPKVAIFGDMYARDNDVFNQDLIHAIEEYGGEVITTPFNEFAKLIASPYMRRWFLEGEFMDVLFTKTLITLVNQLEKSYYKIFNELLNEPPFVSDIDYKKIYDNFNVTVQHFGESTDNLLKITALMQHYPDISLFVQTNPAFCCAGLVTEAMASRIEEYTGVPIVTLNYDGTGKNINSKIRPYIKFPRRKASVRVVR from the coding sequence ATGCTGCAAATCGTTGGAATAGATATCGGTTCGGTTGCGCTGTCCGTCGTTGTTACCGATGAAAAAGGCGTGGTGGTTAGCTCATTTTACCAGTTTCATCGCGGCGCCATTGCCGACACCCTGCGTTTGATACTCGATAGCATCGACATTTCCCTGATTGGCGGCATTGCCATGACCCAGGCCGGCCCCGAAATTCTGCAGGACGTCCTGCGGGTTGACACCCAGATCGCCATGATTGCGGCCGTTAAAAAATACCATGCCGCGGTCGGCAGCGTTTTATTCATAGGCGGCGAAAACTTTGGTTTGATTTCGTTCAACCGTGAGGGCGATTATGAACGATTCCGGTCAAACTCCTCCTGTGCCGCGGGCACCGGCAGCTTTCTGGATCAACAGGCAAAGCGCCTCAATCTCAAAAGCATCGAAACGCTCAGCACCATTGCGTTTTGCAACCAGAGCAACACGCCGAAGATTGCCACGCGCTGCGCCGTTTTTGCCAAAACCGATCTCATTCATGCCCAGCAGGAAGGTTATTCCGTGGGCCAGATCAGCGACGGACTTTGCGAAGGCCTGGCTAAGAACGTCATTGACACGCTTATGCCCGATTCCCATATTCAGACCCCTTTGATCCTCGCGGGCGGCGTTTCCATGAATACCGCCGTGGTCAAGCATTTCCGCAATCTCCTGCAGACGGAACCCGTCATCGGCGAATACAGCCATCTCTATGGCGCAATCGGCGCGGCCCTGCTTTACCTGGAAGAAACAGATCCCGAGCCGCTTGGCATAAAAGCCTGGGATGACCTTTTCGTCAGAGAAACCAAAGAAAAAACCTACGGCTATCCGCCGCTTAAGCTGACGCTTTCGAGTTACCCGGAATTTATCACCAGCACCAGTTATCTTTATAAGCCCGGCAGCAACGCCGCAGCCGTTGAAGTGGATATTTATCAGCCCCTTCATAAAAAGCAGGCCGTCTATCTGGGCATCGACATCGGTTCGACCAGCACCAAAGCGGTTTTGATTAACAACCACAACGCCGTGCTGGCCGGTCTTTACACACAAACCGCGGGCCAACCTGTCAAGGCGGTTCAGGCGATCTTTGAAGCCATTGACGATATCACCCGAAAGCGGGCCTGTGAGTTTATGTTCAACGGCGTCGGCACCACCGGATCAGGCCGCAAGTTTATCGGCCGCATCATCAATGCCGATTTGATCATTGACGAAATAACCGCCCACGCGCGCGCCGCCTACGAACTCAACAACGAGGCGGACACGATCATCGAGATCGGCGGACAGGACGCCAAATTTACCACTATGAAAAACGGCATGGTCACCTCCTCCGTCATGAACAATGTCTGTGCCGCCGGCACCGGCAGTTTCATTGAGGAACAGGCCGTAAAACTGGGCGTCAGCCTTGCCGACTACGCCTCGCGCGCCATCAATACGCCATCGCCTATATCCAGCGACCGCTGCACCGTTTTCATGGAACGCGACATTAACAACTATCTGACGGAAGGATATTCCGTCGATGAAGTGCTGGCCAGCGTTCTGCACTCCGTATGTGAAAATTATCTGACCAAAGTCGCGGTGGAGGGCAGCATCGGGCAAAGCGTCTGCTTTCAGGGGGCAACCGCCCGCAACCGTGCGCTGGTCGCGGCCTTTGAGCACCGCCTGAATAAACCCATTTTTGTTTCCCGGTTCTGCCACCTGACCGGCGCGTTAGGCAGCGCGCTGATTCTGGCGGAAAATGCGGTCAGGGATTCCGCTTTCCGCGGCCTTGCGCTTTACTCGGAAAATATTCCCGTGGAAAACGAAGTCTGCGAACTGTGCCGGAACAACTGCAAGATTAATAAAATCACGATTCAGAAAGAAACCGTAGCCTACGGTTTTCTCTGCGGACGCGACTACGACACCAAGCATTACGTCGGCACGACTAAAAAACAATATGACCTGATCAAAGAACGAAGCCTGGTCTTTCCGCAGGCCAAAAAGCCCGCCGCCTATAAAAAGAAAGTCAGAATCGGCATCCCCCATGCCCTTTATCTGGCGGAGGAGATGCCGCTGTGGAAGCATTTCTTTGCCACCTTAGGCGTGGAAACCGTTACCTCCGCAGGCTTAAAAAACGCCATCAAGTCCGGCAAAAAAATTGCCGGAGCGGAATTCTGCGCGCCGATGAACGCCTTCTTCGGTCATGTGCAATATCTGGTTGACAAATGCGATTACATTTTCCTGCCCGTGTATCTGGAAGCCGTCAAACAAAAAGACGAAGATTACCGCTACTACTGCTACTATACCCAGTTTGCGGCCACTTTGTCGGCGGGCGCGAAAAGTCTGCATCTGAAAAACAAGACCATCATGCCGGTCATCGACCATTACTCATTTCAATCGCGCATCGAACTCTTTTCCCTGCTGAAATCGATCCTGAATACCGGCTACTGGGAAATTTACAACGCCTATGAAGCGGCGCTTTCCTTTTATGCGGAAGGCTGCAATAACCTGATTAACGTCTATCAGCGGGAAAAGCCCGCAGCAGGCCAGATCAGCGTGGCGCTTCTGGGCAGGCCTTACGCCATCATGCAAAACTCGATGAATAAAGGCATTCCGGACATTTTCAGCACGCTCGATATCAAAACCTTTTATCAGGACATGCTGCCCGTGGATCAGGAAGATTTATCCGAAATCGAGCCTCTGCTCAAGAGAATGCACTGGAGTTATGCCGCGCGGATTTTAAAAGCCGCGCTCTATATCGCCCGCACGCCCGGCCTCTATCCCGTTTACGTGACGTCGTTCAAATGCAGCCCCGATTCCTTCTCGCTGGAATATTTCAAACGCATTCTGGATCAATACAGCAAACCTTATCTGATTCTGGAGCTTGATGAGCACGATTCCAACGTCGGTTATGAAACCCGCATCGAGGCGGCCCTGCGCTCGTTTGACAACCACCACCGGAACAAAGACCTCCGGCTGGTTTCTTCACGCAAGCTCCCGCTTAATTCCGAAAGCGTCGCTAAAATCAAAGACAAGACCCTGCTCATTCCCTGCTTCGACCCCATCAACTCCAAACTGCTGGAAGCGGTGTTTATCAGGGAAGGCGTTGATGCGCGGATGGTGCCGCTCACTGAAAAAATCGTTCAGCGCGGCCTGCGCACCAATACCGGACAATGCCTCCCGGTCAACCTGATGGCCGAAAGCTATATGAACTACATCGAAGAAAACCTTCTGGACCCCGCCCAGACCGTCGGCTGGTGTTTTGACAGCCACGTGGCCTGCAATATCCGGCTGTATCCGCAATTCATGAAAGCCATCATGGAAGCCGCGGGCCGCGGCATGGAGGACGTGGATATGTACGTCGGCAGCCTGTCGCTTTCCGACATTTCCATGCAGGCCTCCATTGAGGCATACTTCGCCCACATGTTCGGCGGCATGCTGCGCAGAATCGGCTGCAAGATCCGCCCCTATGAAAAAGAAAAAGGCATGACGGATAAACTGATCGCCCAGTCCGTGACCATCCTTTACAACACGCTCCTGGGCGGCAGGAACAAGGACGACGATCTGATCCGTGTCATCAACCTGTTTAACAAAATAGAAACCGTCCCGGGGCATCGCCCGAAGGTTGCCATCTTCGGCGATATGTACGCCCGCGACAATGACGTCTTCAACCAGGATTTGATTCACGCGATCGAGGAATACGGCGGCGAAGTCATCACCACGCCGTTTAATGAATTCGCCAAGCTCATTGCCAGCCCCTACATGCGGCGCTGGTTTCTGGAAGGGGAATTCATGGACGTCCTCTTCACCAAAACGCTGATCACGCTGGTCAACCAGCTGGAGAAAAGCTACTATAAGATTTTCAATGAATTATTGAACGAACCGCCTTTTGTCAGCGACATCGATTACAAAAAAATCTATGATAATTTTAATGTGACCGTGCAGCACTTCGGCGAGTCCACCGACAACCTGCTGAAGATTACGGCGTTGATGCAGCATTATCCGGACATATCGCTTTTTGTCCAGACCAACCCGGCCTTCTGCTGCGCCGGCCTGGTCACCGAAGCCATGGCTTCACGTATTGAAGAATACACCGGCGTTCCCATCGTGACGCTCAACTATGACGGCACCGGGAAGAACATCAATTCTAAAATCCGGCCCTATATTAAATTTCCACGCCGGAAAGCAAGTGTAAGAGTTGTTCGATAA